From a single Acidobacteriota bacterium genomic region:
- the rplK gene encoding 50S ribosomal protein L11, giving the protein MAKKVTGQVKLQIAAGKATPAPPVGPALGQAQVNIMEFCKQFNARTSQKELDGLIVPVVITVYSDRSFTFITKTPPASILLKRAAQVAKGSGTPNKEKVGTVTEKQVAEIAKQKMPDLNAASLDSAIKSIKGTARSMGIDVVA; this is encoded by the coding sequence ATGGCGAAAAAAGTCACAGGACAAGTGAAGCTCCAGATCGCGGCCGGCAAAGCCACGCCCGCGCCGCCGGTGGGCCCCGCCCTCGGCCAGGCGCAGGTCAACATCATGGAGTTCTGCAAGCAGTTCAACGCCAGGACCAGCCAGAAGGAGCTCGACGGGCTCATCGTCCCGGTGGTGATCACGGTCTACAGCGACCGCTCGTTCACCTTCATCACCAAAACGCCGCCGGCTTCCATCCTGCTCAAGCGCGCGGCGCAGGTCGCGAAGGGTTCCGGGACGCCGAACAAGGAAAAGGTCGGCACCGTCACCGAGAAGCAGGTCGCGGAGATCGCGAAGCAGAAGATGCCGGACTTGAACGCCGCCTCGCTCGACAGCGCGATCAAGAGCATCAAGGGCACGGCGCGCTCGATGGGCATCGACGTCGTAGCGTAA
- the rpmG gene encoding 50S ribosomal protein L33: MAREIVTLQCTDCKDRNYSTTKNKKTTPDRLEFSKFCRKCRKHTAHKEVK; the protein is encoded by the coding sequence ATGGCAAGAGAGATCGTTACGTTGCAGTGCACCGATTGCAAAGACCGCAATTACTCGACCACCAAGAACAAGAAGACCACACCGGACCGGCTCGAGTTCTCGAAGTTCTGTCGTAAGTGCAGGAAGCACACGGCGCACAAAGAGGTGAAGTAG
- the rpoB gene encoding DNA-directed RNA polymerase subunit beta produces the protein MPNKNTAIRTRLDFSKIPATIKIPNLIEVQKRSYDRFLQMDKLPSERDEAGLQSVFQSVFPISDFRNVSQLEFVDYAIGNWECKCGHLKGLHHLRTTCKNCGSTVITDPFHSGDVLCNRCGTYNANTPDFCNKCGDPVGLQLKYDMAECEERGMTYSAPLKVTIRLTIFDKDPETGNKTIRDIKEQEVFFGDVPLMTNNGTFIINGTERVIVSQLHRSPGVFFETANNRTYFLGKIIPYRGSWVEFEYDQKNILYVRIDRKRKFLGTIFLRALGLRSDEDILRTFYTVDRIAIKNKKLHWTLEPAVERPTNLLGLKLAHSIKSKSGDEIAHSGRKITAAIMKEIQKAKITEIEIDTTDLEGAFTAADVVDTNTGELLLEANTEVTAEKLAKLIDAGIGELHLFFPERDDVGNVISATLRKDNVKTPQEALIEIYRKLRPGDPPTLDTATALFHGMFFDARKYDFSRVGRLKFNIKLFDNAEATKLDNRTLEPDDFYATIRYLLKLRKSIGTVDDIDHLGNRRVRAVGELLENQFRIGLVRMERAIKEKMSVYQEMSTAMPHDLVNAKPVMAAIREFFGSSQLSQFMDQTNPLSEITHKRRLSALGPGGLSRERAGFEVRDVHPTHYGRICPIETPEGPNIGLISSLSCYARINDYGFIESPYRRVKTGRVLDYVSVVNAGDSDYRVGDHIEKHEAEKANADLKERRKRHIDLEPFSFYLSAWEEDRHVIAQANIELDDKGRIVGELVNARKAGNFVLVHRDEVDYVDVSPKQLVSVAASLVPFLEHDDANRALMGANMQRQSVPLLRAEAPLVGTGMEGVTARDSGAVVLARRSGIIDSVDSERIIVRVEGEHHPGQLSREVGSDIYQLIKFKRSNQNTCINQKPIVKRGDRVAKGQVIADGPCTDKGELALGRNVLVAFMPWRGYNFEDAILISEKMVRDDYYTSIHIEEFEIEARDTKLGPEEITRDIPNVSENALRDLDESGVIRIGATVKQGDILVGKVTPKGETQLTPEEKLLRAIFGEKAGDVRDASLSCPPGIEGTIVDVKIFSRKGQEKDERAKSIEGTQIEKLEKNLSDEIRILTDERLKRLEAILGGKESQADLHDERTNKRLLTKGTIVDRETIERISTRNLKRIKFADKDPRVNEQIDEIEEMTSRQIDVLRKIVNEKIEKLRKGDELPPGVIKLVKIYVAMKRKLSVGDKMAGRHGNKGVIARILPEEDMPYLADGTPVEIVLNPLGVPSRMNVGQILETHLGWAGHEIGKRISLLLQENNREEAIRREIKAIYKDSAFLDSLMDLDDEQLVRVAQGMKGGAYFGSPVFDGAREKEIKGLLREAGLPESGKTWLYDGMTGDKFEQPVTVGYIYMLKLSHLVDDKIHARSIGPYSLITQQPLGGKAQFGGQRFGEMEVWALEAYGAAYILQELLTAKSDDVYGRTKIYEAIVKGEAAIEPGVPESFNVLIRELQSLCLDVELIKTLGGDKKHAASVAAD, from the coding sequence ATGCCGAACAAGAATACTGCCATCCGCACGCGACTCGATTTCAGCAAGATCCCGGCCACCATCAAGATCCCGAACTTGATCGAGGTGCAGAAGCGTTCCTACGACCGCTTCCTGCAGATGGATAAACTGCCGAGCGAGCGTGACGAAGCGGGGCTGCAGTCCGTCTTCCAATCCGTTTTCCCCATCAGCGATTTCCGCAACGTCTCGCAGCTCGAGTTCGTCGATTACGCCATCGGCAACTGGGAGTGCAAGTGCGGCCACTTGAAGGGCCTGCACCACCTGCGTACGACTTGCAAGAACTGCGGCTCCACCGTCATCACCGACCCGTTCCACTCCGGCGACGTGCTTTGCAATCGTTGCGGCACGTACAACGCCAACACCCCTGATTTCTGCAACAAGTGCGGCGATCCGGTGGGACTGCAGCTCAAGTACGACATGGCCGAGTGCGAAGAGCGCGGCATGACTTACTCTGCCCCGCTCAAGGTCACCATCCGGCTCACCATCTTCGATAAGGATCCCGAGACCGGCAACAAGACCATCCGCGACATCAAGGAGCAGGAAGTCTTCTTCGGTGACGTGCCGCTCATGACCAACAACGGCACCTTCATCATCAACGGCACCGAGCGTGTGATCGTCTCGCAGTTGCACCGCTCGCCCGGCGTCTTCTTCGAGACGGCGAACAACCGCACCTACTTCCTCGGCAAGATCATCCCCTACCGCGGCTCGTGGGTCGAGTTCGAGTACGACCAGAAGAACATCCTCTACGTCCGCATCGACCGCAAGCGCAAGTTCCTGGGCACCATCTTCCTGCGCGCGCTCGGCCTGCGTTCCGACGAAGATATTTTGCGCACGTTCTATACCGTCGACCGCATCGCCATCAAGAACAAGAAGCTGCACTGGACGCTCGAGCCCGCCGTCGAGCGCCCCACCAACCTACTGGGCTTGAAGCTGGCGCATTCCATCAAGTCGAAGTCGGGCGACGAGATCGCGCACTCCGGCCGCAAGATCACCGCGGCCATCATGAAGGAGATCCAGAAGGCGAAGATCACCGAGATCGAGATCGATACCACCGACCTCGAGGGTGCCTTCACCGCCGCCGACGTCGTGGACACCAACACGGGCGAGCTCCTGCTCGAGGCCAACACCGAAGTCACCGCCGAGAAGCTGGCCAAGCTGATCGACGCCGGCATCGGCGAGCTGCACCTGTTCTTCCCCGAGCGTGACGACGTGGGCAACGTGATCTCCGCCACCCTGCGCAAAGACAACGTCAAGACGCCGCAGGAAGCGCTCATCGAGATCTACCGCAAGCTGCGTCCCGGCGACCCGCCGACGCTCGACACCGCCACCGCGCTCTTCCACGGCATGTTCTTCGACGCCCGGAAGTATGACTTCTCGCGCGTCGGCCGCTTGAAGTTCAACATCAAGCTGTTCGACAACGCGGAAGCCACCAAGCTCGATAACCGCACCCTCGAGCCCGACGACTTCTACGCCACCATCCGCTACCTGTTGAAGCTGCGCAAGAGCATCGGCACGGTGGACGACATCGATCACCTCGGCAACCGCCGCGTGCGCGCGGTCGGCGAGCTGCTCGAGAACCAGTTCCGCATCGGGCTGGTCCGCATGGAGCGGGCGATCAAAGAAAAAATGTCCGTGTACCAGGAAATGTCCACCGCGATGCCGCACGACCTGGTGAACGCGAAGCCGGTGATGGCCGCGATCCGCGAGTTCTTCGGCTCGAGCCAGCTCTCGCAGTTCATGGACCAGACCAACCCGCTCTCCGAGATCACGCACAAGCGGCGTCTCTCCGCGCTCGGGCCGGGCGGCCTCTCGCGCGAGCGCGCCGGCTTCGAGGTCCGCGACGTCCATCCCACGCACTACGGACGCATCTGCCCCATCGAGACGCCGGAAGGCCCGAACATCGGCCTCATCTCGTCGCTCTCGTGTTACGCGCGCATCAACGACTACGGCTTCATCGAGTCGCCGTATCGCCGCGTGAAGACCGGGCGCGTGCTCGACTACGTTTCCGTCGTCAACGCCGGTGATTCGGATTACCGCGTCGGCGACCACATCGAGAAGCACGAGGCCGAGAAGGCCAACGCCGACCTCAAAGAGCGGCGCAAGCGCCACATCGATCTCGAGCCATTCTCCTTCTATCTCTCCGCCTGGGAAGAAGATCGCCACGTCATCGCGCAGGCCAACATCGAGCTCGACGATAAAGGACGCATCGTCGGCGAGCTGGTCAACGCCCGCAAGGCTGGCAACTTCGTGCTCGTCCATCGGGACGAGGTCGATTACGTCGACGTCAGCCCCAAGCAGCTCGTCTCCGTCGCCGCCTCGCTCGTGCCCTTCCTCGAGCATGACGACGCCAACCGCGCTCTGATGGGCGCGAACATGCAGCGCCAGTCCGTCCCGCTGCTGCGTGCGGAAGCTCCGCTCGTGGGCACCGGCATGGAAGGCGTTACCGCGCGCGATTCGGGCGCGGTCGTGCTCGCGCGCCGCTCCGGCATCATCGATTCGGTCGATTCCGAACGCATCATCGTGCGCGTGGAGGGTGAGCATCATCCCGGCCAGCTCTCGCGCGAGGTCGGTTCGGATATCTACCAGCTGATCAAGTTCAAGCGTTCGAACCAGAACACGTGCATCAATCAGAAGCCGATCGTGAAGCGTGGCGATCGCGTGGCGAAGGGCCAGGTCATTGCCGATGGACCGTGCACCGATAAGGGCGAGCTCGCGCTCGGCCGCAACGTGCTCGTCGCCTTCATGCCGTGGCGCGGCTACAACTTCGAGGACGCCATCCTGATCTCCGAGAAGATGGTGCGCGACGATTACTACACCTCCATCCACATCGAGGAGTTCGAGATCGAGGCGCGCGATACCAAGCTCGGCCCCGAGGAGATCACCCGCGATATCCCCAACGTCAGCGAGAACGCGTTGCGCGATCTCGATGAGAGTGGCGTCATCCGCATCGGCGCCACGGTGAAGCAGGGCGACATCCTGGTGGGCAAGGTCACGCCCAAGGGCGAGACCCAGCTCACGCCCGAAGAAAAACTGCTGCGCGCCATCTTCGGCGAGAAGGCTGGCGACGTTCGCGATGCCTCGCTCAGCTGCCCTCCGGGCATCGAAGGCACCATCGTCGACGTGAAGATCTTCTCCCGCAAGGGTCAGGAGAAGGACGAACGCGCGAAGTCGATCGAAGGCACGCAGATCGAAAAGCTGGAGAAGAACCTCTCCGACGAGATCCGCATCTTGACCGACGAGCGCCTCAAGCGCCTCGAAGCCATCCTCGGTGGCAAGGAATCGCAGGCCGACTTGCATGACGAGCGCACCAACAAGCGCTTGCTCACCAAGGGCACGATCGTCGATCGCGAGACCATCGAGCGCATCTCGACGCGCAACCTCAAGCGCATCAAGTTCGCCGACAAGGACCCGCGCGTCAACGAGCAGATCGACGAGATCGAGGAGATGACCTCGCGCCAGATCGACGTGCTGCGCAAGATCGTCAACGAGAAGATCGAGAAGCTGCGCAAGGGCGATGAACTTCCTCCGGGCGTCATCAAGCTGGTGAAGATTTATGTCGCGATGAAGCGCAAGCTCTCCGTCGGCGACAAGATGGCCGGCCGCCACGGTAACAAAGGCGTGATCGCCCGCATCCTGCCGGAAGAGGACATGCCTTACCTCGCCGACGGTACGCCGGTCGAGATCGTCCTCAACCCGCTCGGCGTTCCCTCCCGTATGAACGTGGGACAGATCCTCGAGACCCACCTGGGATGGGCAGGCCACGAGATCGGCAAGCGCATCTCGCTGCTGTTGCAGGAAAACAATCGCGAGGAAGCGATCCGCCGCGAGATCAAGGCGATCTACAAGGATTCCGCCTTCCTCGATTCGTTGATGGACCTCGATGACGAACAGCTCGTCCGCGTGGCCCAGGGCATGAAGGGTGGCGCCTACTTCGGCTCGCCGGTATTCGACGGCGCGCGCGAGAAGGAGATCAAGGGCCTGTTGCGCGAGGCGGGACTGCCGGAGAGTGGCAAGACGTGGCTCTACGACGGCATGACCGGCGACAAGTTCGAACAGCCGGTCACCGTGGGCTACATCTACATGCTGAAACTCTCGCACCTGGTGGACGACAAGATCCACGCG
- the rplJ gene encoding 50S ribosomal protein L10, translated as MAVTRAKKVESAAKLAGELKSVENLIVASFEKLTVEKDFELRKSVRTAGGRYQVVKNSLVERAAKGTKVEDVLKDLKGVTSIAYTSADPVALAKVLTKYAKDNPEFQFKGGVVEGRALTVKELEALAKMPSKEELYSKLLFLISAPAQRLVTVMNAVGRDVAVVLNQGVEKKKFKAAEATEATEAPKATEAPEATEAPKATEAPKAAEATEA; from the coding sequence ATGGCAGTCACAAGAGCAAAAAAAGTGGAGTCGGCGGCAAAGCTGGCCGGCGAGTTGAAGAGCGTCGAGAACCTTATCGTCGCGAGCTTCGAGAAGCTCACGGTGGAGAAGGACTTTGAGCTGCGCAAGTCGGTGCGTACTGCCGGCGGACGCTACCAGGTGGTGAAGAACTCGCTGGTCGAGCGCGCGGCGAAAGGCACCAAGGTCGAAGACGTGTTGAAAGACCTGAAGGGTGTCACTTCCATCGCCTACACCTCGGCCGATCCGGTCGCGCTGGCGAAGGTGCTCACCAAGTACGCCAAAGATAATCCGGAGTTCCAGTTCAAGGGCGGCGTGGTCGAAGGCCGCGCGCTCACGGTGAAAGAGCTGGAAGCGCTGGCCAAGATGCCGTCGAAGGAAGAGCTTTATTCGAAGCTGCTCTTCCTTATCAGCGCGCCGGCGCAGCGCCTGGTCACGGTGATGAATGCCGTTGGCCGCGATGTTGCCGTGGTGCTGAACCAGGGCGTGGAGAAGAAAAAGTTCAAAGCAGCCGAAGCAACGGAAGCAACGGAAGCGCCGAAAGCAACGGAAGCGCCGGAAGCAACGGAAGCGCCGAAAGCAACGGAAGCGCCGAAAGCGGCGGAGGCAACGGAAGCATAA
- the rplA gene encoding 50S ribosomal protein L1: MKKAGKNITKARESVEKRAYLLEDAVPLLQKVKFAKFDETVEITMRLGVDPKHADQMVRGTVVLPHGLGKTKKVLVIASGEKVREAQEAGADIVGGEETVEKIMKENWVDYDAVVATPDMMKSVGKLGKVLGPKGLMPNPKTGTVTFDVARAVREVKAGKVEFRTDKTALVHVPVGKMSFSAEKLIDNAHTVIASVIKAKPVAAKGKYIRGAYLSSSMGPGISLDTTTAEAASKEK, from the coding sequence ATGAAAAAAGCAGGGAAGAACATCACCAAGGCGCGGGAGTCGGTCGAGAAGCGCGCGTATCTTCTCGAAGACGCGGTCCCGTTGCTGCAGAAAGTAAAGTTCGCGAAGTTCGACGAGACGGTGGAGATCACGATGCGTCTCGGCGTGGACCCGAAACATGCCGACCAGATGGTGCGCGGCACCGTGGTGCTGCCGCACGGCTTGGGCAAGACGAAGAAGGTGCTGGTGATCGCGTCCGGTGAAAAAGTTCGCGAGGCGCAAGAGGCGGGCGCGGACATCGTGGGCGGCGAAGAGACGGTCGAGAAGATCATGAAAGAGAACTGGGTGGACTACGACGCCGTCGTCGCCACGCCGGACATGATGAAGTCCGTCGGCAAGCTCGGCAAAGTGCTCGGACCGAAGGGTTTGATGCCCAATCCAAAGACCGGCACGGTGACCTTCGACGTTGCCCGCGCCGTGCGCGAGGTCAAGGCCGGCAAGGTCGAGTTCCGCACCGACAAGACGGCGCTGGTGCACGTCCCGGTCGGCAAGATGTCGTTCAGCGCGGAGAAGCTGATCGACAACGCGCACACCGTGATCGCGAGCGTGATCAAGGCCAAGCCGGTCGCGGCCAAGGGCAAGTACATCCGGGGCGCGTATCTTTCGTCCTCGATGGGCCCGGGCATCTCGCTCGACACCACCACGGCCGAAGCCGCGTCGAAAGAGAAATAA
- the rplL gene encoding 50S ribosomal protein L7/L12, which translates to MADIQQLEEQIVGLSLLDAAQLVKKLEERLGVSAAAAAPVMVQGGGGAAPGAAPAEEKTEFAVVLTAAGAQKINVIKAVREVTSLGLKEAKDLVDGAPKTVKEGISKDEAETIRKKFTDAGATVEVK; encoded by the coding sequence ATGGCGGATATCCAGCAGTTGGAAGAACAGATCGTTGGGCTGAGCCTGCTCGATGCGGCGCAGCTGGTGAAGAAACTCGAGGAGCGTCTTGGCGTCTCCGCAGCGGCGGCTGCCCCGGTCATGGTGCAAGGGGGCGGCGGTGCGGCGCCGGGCGCGGCTCCGGCGGAAGAGAAGACGGAATTCGCCGTCGTGCTCACCGCCGCGGGCGCTCAAAAGATCAACGTGATCAAAGCGGTGCGTGAAGTCACCAGCCTGGGCTTGAAAGAAGCCAAGGACCTGGTCGATGGCGCCCCGAAGACGGTGAAGGAAGGCATCAGCAAGGATGAGGCGGAGACCATCCGCAAGAAGTTCACCGATGCTGGCGCTACCGTCGAGGTCAAGTAG
- the secE gene encoding preprotein translocase subunit SecE: MKTAAQSMDENSVAGKIKAWPDRTRSFYTDVRTEMKKVSTPSLKEVQATTLVVLITVALFGVYFWIIDMGIARAVDWLLRYFSK; this comes from the coding sequence ATGAAGACGGCAGCACAATCTATGGACGAGAACAGCGTAGCCGGAAAGATCAAGGCGTGGCCGGATCGCACGCGGAGCTTCTACACCGACGTGCGCACGGAGATGAAGAAGGTCTCCACGCCGTCGCTCAAAGAAGTGCAGGCAACCACGCTGGTGGTGCTGATCACGGTCGCGCTGTTCGGGGTCTATTTCTGGATCATCGACATGGGCATCGCCCGCGCCGTGGATTGGTTGCTGCGGTACTTCTCTAAGTAA